A window of Campylobacter concisus genomic DNA:
CTGGCTCAATCGATCACTTGTTTAGATTTCAAAGATTGACTAATAGTTTAACAATTGTAAGTTAAAAGAACAACGATAAAAAGAAAAGGCTTTATTAACCAATGAAGTTAAAGGTGGTTTCTTATTTCGTGAGCTGGAATTATATATGAGCAATACTTAAATATAGTTGAAATATTTAGGGAATTTTAGAAAAAATTGTTAGACGCTTAAAAATTTTAAAGTATGTATTTTTATTATAGGTTTATAGGGTTTAGTTTTTGAAGTATAAATTTGGAGAGTTTTTGCTCTCCATTATAATTAAGCATTAAATTATGTGAACTTTTACACAATATCTATTAATAAGCCGCGATAAGCTCTATTTCTACAAGTGCGTCTTTTGGCAAGGTCTTAACAGCTACTGTACTTCTGGCAGGATAAGGCTCTTTAAAAAATTTAGCATACACAGTATTTACTTTAGCAAAATCTCCCATATCTGCTAGAAATATTGTAGTCTTTATGACATTATCAAAATTAAGTCCTGCTTCAGCCAAGATATTTTTTAAATTTTCAAGAGATTGCTCAGCTTGGGCCTCTACGCTACTACCTGCAAACTCACCCGCTGATGTGACACCAAGCTGACCTGAGATAAATAAAAATCCATTTGAGCTAATAGCTTGAGAATATGGCCCAATCGCTTGTGGAGCATTTTTTGTTGAGATTTGTTTTTTCATATTTTCTCCTTTTGAAATTTTTTAAAATCCTACTATAAATTTTCTAAATTTTTAGTCTCCAAAGGCTATAATGGGCAAAATTTCAAAAGGATGAAGATGCAAAATATACTCGCACCAAATGAGTTTTTAGATGATTATGTACTCAGTGCTGAGTTGGCTAAAAATGCTGGCATCTCATCAAATGCTTATCTTTTTTGGAAAAACGTCATAAGTGCTAAATTTGAAAACTCAAGAATAGTTTTTCTTAGAAAAAATAGCATTCCAGTCAAATTTCAAAACATTATAAAAACCTGTACGCCTTTAAATGGCCTTATTCCAACAGGCGTATTTTGCTCTTTTACCTCGCTTGCTCCTTCTCATCTTGTAGCAAAAAATGGCTCTAAGATCTACGAGCTCTTTAAATTTCATGAGATTTGTGGCATCAAATTTATAGACTTGAAGAAATTTTATGATGATTTTAATCTTAGCTATTCTTATAGAATTTACATTGAAAAGTGCAAATTTTTCTCACCTGCACCATTTGAAAAACGCATAAAATTAACCGAAACTATGTGTCTTGGATATTATTAAATTCCGCTAGCTAGCTTGCTAGCGGGATAAATTTATATCTTTTTGTAAGGTGCTTGTCCAACTTCATAGAAGTTATTACCTTCGCAGTCAATGGCTACTATCGCTGGAAAGTCCTCGACGGTAAGCCTAGCAACTGCCTCTGGTCCTAGCTCTGGATAAGCTAGCACTTCATATTTTTTGATACTTTGGCTAATGAGAGCTCCGATGCCGCCGATAGCAACCATATAAACACAGCATGATTTTTTCATAGCCTCGACTACTGCGTCACTCCTGTAGCCTTTGCCGATCATACCATTTATACCAACTTCATTTATCATAGTTGGGGTGTATTTATCCATTCTGCCGCTTGTTGTTGGGCCTGCTGCACCGATAGCTTGATTTGGCTTGGCTGGAGTTGGTCCAACGTAGTAGACAGTCTCACCCTTTAGCTCAACTGGTAGTTTTTCGCCGCGTGACAATGTTTCAGTAAGTGCCTTATGTGCAGCATCACGAGCTGCTATGATAGTGCCTGATATTAGGACATTATCACCTGCTTTTAGGCTCTTTACCACCTCTTTATCAAATGGTGCTGTTATTCTTTTTACTTCTGACATTTTCTCTCCTTAAAGCTCAGCGTCTGCGTGGCGTGCAGCATGGCAGTTAATGTTTATAGCAACAGGAAGACCTGCTATGTGGGTTGGATACCACTCGACATTTACTTTAACAGCAGTGGTGTCACCACCAAGCCCCTGAGGACCAACACCAGTTTTGCAAGCAAGCTCTAGTAGCTCATCTTCTAATTTGGCATATCTTGGATCAGAATTTTTACTATCGACTGAACGAACTGCTGCTTCTTTTGCCAAAAGTGCTGCCTTATCCATCGTACCGCCTATGCCAACGCCTATTGTTAGTGGAGGACAGGCATTTGGTCCAGCGTATTTTACAGCCTCTAAAAAGACTTTTTTTACACCCTCTATACCATCAGCTGGTACAAGCATTTTTAAAACTGATTTATTCTCACTACCAAAACCTTTTGGAGCTACTTTTATCTTTAGCTTATCTCCTGGTACGATTCTAGTGTGGATGACGGCTGGAGTGTTATTTGTGGTATTTTTTCTCTCAAAAAGTGGCTCAGCAACGACTGACTTTCTTAAATAGCCTTCAATGTAGCCTTCCGCAATACCCTCATTTATCGCATCTTCAATATATCCACCCTCAATATGCACATCTTGGCCAATCTGCACAAAAACAACCGTCATACCGGTGTCTTGGCAGATAGGTGCAACGCCCTCTTCCGCAAGCTTAGCATTTTGTAAAATTTTGCCCAAAATGTCTTTGCCTAGTGACGAACTTTCGCTACATTGTGCCTTTGTAAAAGCAGCCTTTAGATCTGGTGTTACAACATAACAGGCCTGTTTGCAAAGCTTGGCAACGACTTCTCTTATATCTTTTACATTTATTATTCTCATCTTTACTCCTCGTAAAAAACAATTTTTAATTATATTAACTATATTTAAAATTTAAGATTAAATTTTACTGCTCTATATCTACTCGAAAAATTTATATGAGTTTATTTTGTTTGGCCACAACTAGAAGACTTATCTAAAACAAATTTAATGAAATAAGTGATGGCGAAAATTGAGTCTAGAGCATCACAATATTGATAGGAATTTACATAACATGGCTTATTTAAGCCATAAATACATAAATTTAAGACTGAATGCTCTCCTCTTCATTTTTTATCTTTTTTCTAACTTTGACTCGTGATATGCTAGCTCCATCCATCTTTCTTACTTCGTAGTAGCAGTTTTCATCCTCGATCTTATCACCCACAACTGGCAAACGACCGATTAGATTGAAGACGTATCCACCGATCGTTACTTGATCTGTCTCTTCATCAAAGCTTATACCAAGAAGCTCTTCAACGCTCTCTAGATCATATCTGCCTTGGAATTCATAAATATTGTCATTTATCTTTTTATAGTGTTGATCGACTTCATCGTGCTCGTCATTAAAATCACCAAGCACCTCTTCCATTATATCTTCCATCGTAAGAAGTCCGGCTGTGCCGCCATACTCATCGACTACAAGTGCAGCCGAAATTTGCTCTTTATTCATCATTACAAGCACTTTTGAAATAGAAAGGCTCTCAGGCACGATGACAAATTTACGAACAATTGAGTCAAAACTCTTCTCTTTATCTTTGCTAAAGTGAAGCTGCAAAATATCTCTAATATGTATCATGCCCAAAATGATATCTTTTGAGCCGTCTATATAAGGAAAGCGAGTGTATTTTGACTCAAATACGACCTGCAAATTCTCTTCAAAGCTCTTTTGTTTATTTATACAGATCATATCGCGCCTTGGTGTCATGATCTCTTTTGCGACTGTGTCACTAAAATCGACTGCATTTTTAATAATCTCGGTCTCAAAGCTATCAAGCACACCACCCTTTAAACTCTCGCCAACAATGATTTTTATCTCTTCTTCAGAGTGGGCTAGCTCATTTTCTTTAGCTGGCTGGATGCCTAAAATTTTAAGTCCAATGGTCGCTAAAATATCAAAAAGCTTAATTACAGGGGAAAATAGCACCCAGAAAAAGTGAAGTGGACGAGCAATTTTTAATACTGAAGTCTCGGCCTTCGCGATAGCAACTGACTTTGGCACAAGCTCACCCATTACAACGTGAAGTAGGGTAATAAGCGTAAATGCGATCGCAAAACCAACTGTATGAACTAAGATATCGCTAAAATTGAAGAAATTTTTAAGTGGAGCTTCTATAAGTCTTGCAACTGCTGGCTCACCGATCCAACCAAGAGCAAGCGAGCTTAGTGTGATACCAAGCTGAGTGGCACTAAGATAAGTATCAAGCTTGTTTGACATCTCAAAAGCAAGCTGGGCGTTTGGCTTTTTCTCCTTGATAAGCTCTTCAAGTCTAGACTTACGAACTTTAACAAGAGAAAATTCTGATAAAACAAAAAAGGCATTTAGTAAAATGAATACAATGGCAAGTATTACCATTAAAAGCGAATTATCGCTACTGGGGTTCAATTATGATCCTTAAGAGTTAAAAATTTTTGCCTGATTATAGCGAATTTATATTTAGCGGTCAAATTATCCACGCTCAAAAGTAACAATATTTCTTAAATTTAAGATTTATAAAAAGTTCTTAAATCATATTTTGATAACATTATTTTCATCACTAAATTTATGGATTTTACAATGAGCAAAAAGAATTTTTCATCGCGCTGGGCATTTATATTGGCCTGTGTTGGATCAGCAGTTGGCATGGCAAATGTCTGGGGCTTTCCTTATAAACTTGGCACAAATGGTGGTGCAGCGTTTTTACTCATCTATGTTTTTTTTATAGCTCTTTTTTCATATGTTGGTCTAAGTGCGGAGTATGCGATCGGCAGACGTGCAAAAACTGGTACGCTTGGATCATATAAATATGCTTGGCAAAGTAGAAATTTTGGCGTATTTGGCAGTATTATTGGCTGGCTTCCGCTTGCTGGCTCACTTTGTATAGCCATCGGCTACGCAGTCATCATCGCCTACGTACTAAAAGCCCTTACTCAGGCACTTACTGGCTCATTTATGAGCGTTGACACGAATGTTTGGTTTAACTCATTTGCACTTCAAGATTACTCAGTCTTGCCTTATCATTTTATTATCGTTGTTGGCACGCTTCTTACACTATTTTTTGGGGCAAAAAGTATCGAAAAAACTAATAAAATAATGATGCCACTATTTTTCGTATTGTTTAGCATTCTGGCTATAAATGTCGCGATGCTGCCAAATGCGTTTGATGGGTATAAATTCCTTTTTATTCCTGACTTTAGTAAGCTTGCAGACCCAATGGTATGGGTTTCTGCGATGGGTCAAGCCTTTTTCTCGCTCTCTATCACAGGATCTGGCATGATAGTTTATGGAGCTTACCTTTCAAAAGATGAAGATATCGTTGAAAGTGCTAAAACTACGGCCTTTTTTGATACTATTGCGGCTCTTGTGGCGGCTCTTGTTATGATCCCAGCGGTCTTTGCCTATGCTATGGATCCAGCCGAAGGTCCAAAGCTACTTTTTGTAACGCTTCCAAAAATTTTACAAAATATGATCGGTGGACAAATTTTTGCCATTATTTTATTTACAGCTGTTATCTTTGGCGGTATCACCTCACTTCAAAATATGTTTGAGGTCGTGGCTGAGTCGCTTATGCATAAATTTCCGTTTCTTAATAGATTTTGGACACTCACGCTACTTTGTGCAGTTTGCTTTGGCATAGGAGCATTTATGGAGCCTATTAGCAGTTGGGGGCCTTGGATGGACTTTGTGTCGATCTATATCATTCCAATTGGCGCGGTAATCGGAGCTATTTCTTGGTTTTGGGTCATTAAAAAAGATGAAATTTTAGACGAGATAAATTCTGGAGCAAATAAATCTTATGGTAATTTCTGGTATTTTGTAGGCAAATTTATCTACGTTCCGCTAACATTTTTACTTTGTATCATAGCCGTAAGTAAGGGAATTTCTTTTTAAATTTAGCTCGCCAAAAAATGAGCTAAATTTAAAAATTTTTGAAGTTATCTTAGTTTTTTTGTGCCGATGTAAGTAGCAAAAATTTCTTGTGAGCCATCTTTTTTAAATAAAATAACATCGTATTGCTCGGCTTTACTGCCTTGCTCCATACCTTGGCTCTCCATCGGCATGCCAGGTACTGCGATACCAACTACGTCTTTTGGCTTGAGCTCTAGTAGGCGCTTTACCTCATCGGCCGGAACATGGCCTTCTATGATATATCCATCGATAATTGCTGTATGGCAGCTTGAAAGCTCTAGTGGCACGTGAAATTCTTTCTTAACCTTGACCATATCATCTACTTTGATGGTCTCTTCGCTAAATCCGGCCTTCTGCATCGCCTCACCCCAGCTAGTACAACATCCACAAGTTGGGCTTTTATAGACCTTCATATCAGCCGCAAATGCAAGTGTTGCAAAAAAGCCAAGAGCCAAAAATGCTAATTTCTTCATCATTTTCCTTTACGTAAAATTTGCAAAATGATATAGCTCACATTTAAATTTTATATAAATGCTTAATATTGCTTGCTATAATTCGCCAAAATTTACAAAAGGCACTTTATGTTTTCATCATTTTTTAAAGATAAAAAATGGGCACTCTGGGCTTACGGCGGGGCGCTATTTATCATTTTGCTACTTGTTTATCAAACTCATTTAAATGTCCGTATTAACGAGTGGTATAAAAATTTTTACGATATTGTACAAAACTCAAAAGATCATGATGTAAGTGAATTTTGGCGTGAAATTTTTAACTTCATAAAAATTGCTATGCCCTATGTTATAACTTATACAGTTATCTCATTTTTTGCCAGCCACTGGGTCTTTCGCTGGAGAGAGGCGATGACGTTTAGATATCTAAAATTTTGGCAAAACTGCAAAAGTGACATCGAAGGCAGTTCACAGCGTATCCAAGAAGATGTCTACCGCTTTGCAAAAATAATGGAAAGCCTTGGCGTGCAAGTTTTAAGGGCGATCATGACGCTAATTGCCTTTATACCAGTGCTTTGGGAGCTAAGCAAGAGCGTGAGTTTGCCTTACATCAAAGATATCGAAGGCTCGCTTGTTTATATTGCTTTAATAATTAGTATCGGTGGTTTAATTATTTCGTGGTTTGTGGGCATTAAACTCCCACATATCGAGTATAACAACCAAAAAGCAGAAGCAGCATTTAGAAAAGAGCTAGTTTACGGCGAAGATGATAAGTCTAAATTTTGCCAGCCAAACGTCATGATAGAGCTTTTTACGGGCGTAAAGTTAAATTATTACAAACTATTTTTGCACTACGGCTACTTTAACCTTTGGCTCATCTCATTTTCACAAATTCTTGTCATCGTGCCTTATGTCATCATGGGAAATGGCCTATTTAGCGGCGTTATAACGCTTGGTGTGCTTATACAAGCTAGCAACGCTTTTTCTCAAGTTAGAGAGAGTTTTAGCGTCTTTATAGATAACTGGACGACGATAACAGAGCTAAGATCTGTAAATAAACGTTTGAGAGAATTTGAGAGAAATATAAATTATAAGGCGTAGGGGTAAATTTAAGATATAGCGTCTAAATTTTGAATTTATGCTGTCATAAAACAAGCAGCACGCTAAATGTGCTTTATCATCAGGCAAATTTTAAAATTTATGAGCGAGCATATCACGACTCTAAATTTAGTGGCGAGTGGCTACGAGGCTTAAATTTAGTAGTCTGCTAAGGCGAGTGAGTAAGATTTTAAAATTTGCTTTGCGATATAAATTTACCAAAAAGGGAGACAAGGGGACTTGAATTACGAAGCCGTCCCCTTATCCCCCTTTTTAAATCCTCCAATCCCCTCGCACGTTCAAAGTGCATGCGATAGCACTATCGTGCCGCATGCGTTTTATTATTGGGCAAGTATCAAGTAAATTTTAAAATTTCATGAACGAGTAATTTCGGCTCTAAAATTTGAGCTAAGCGATAAGCGAAGCCAAATTTTAGTAGCCAATTCTTGCGAGTGAATGAGATTTTAAAATTTACAAAAGTATTAAATTTGTATTTTTGAAATCGCAAAATTTAAATTTCATCCTTCGTTTAACAATGCATATCCAACTCAGGCTATAATACGCAAAATTTTAGTCCAAAAAGGATAAAAATGAAAAAATTTTTACTTACATTGTTAGCGACTAGTTTGCTCTTCACTGGCTGCTCAAGCGTTACAAAAGCAGGCGTTGTTGGTGCTGATCGTAAGCAATTTATGTTAGTCTCATCAGAAGCTATGGAGCAAAGCTCAGCCCAAGCCTATGTCAAGACGCTAACAGCTGCTAGAAGTAAAGGCGAGCTAAATGTTGATCCGATCCTTACAAAAAGAGTTCAAGATATCGCTAAAAGGCTCATCGCCCAAACTGGCGTTTTTAGGGATGATGCTCTAAAATGGAAGTGGCAAGTAAACGTCATTAATGAAGATACGCTAAATGCTTGGTGTATGCCAGGTGGCAGGATAGTCGTTTATAGTGGCATTATAAAAAGGCTAAATTTAACAGATGCGCAGCTAGCTGCGGTCATGGGACACGAGATCGCACACGCTCTTAGGGAGCACAGCAGAGAGCAAGCAAGTGCTGATCAGATGAAAAGTATCGGTATCTTTGCAATAGCCACAGCTACTGGCCTTGGCGATCTTGGAGCTAATGCTCTAAATTTAGCTAGCGAATACACCATATCTCTGCCGTTTTCTCGCTCGCATGAAACCGAGGCTGATCACATCGGTACTGAGCTAATGGCAAGAGCCGGATACGATCCAAAAGAAGCGGTCGAAGTCTGGGTAAAAATGAGCAAGATGAGTGGCGGAAAAGTGCCTGAAATTTTAAGCACGCACCCATCGAACGAGAGTAGGATAAAAGACCTAAAAGAGATCGCAGCAAAACTTGAGCCAGTCTATCAAGCTACTAAAAGAGGCTAGGCTTGATAGAACAAGCAAATTTGAGTGATCTTGAAGCGATTGCACAAATTTATAATGAATACATTTTAGAAAAAACTGCGACTGCTGATATGCAGCCAGTTAGCACGAAGGAACGAGAGCCTTGGTTTAAAGCCCACAACAACTCTCGTCCCATCTTTATCTATAAAGAAAATGATGAAATTTTAGGCTGGTGTTCACTTAGTGATTTTAATCCCAAAATAGCTTACAAAATAAGTGTAGAAATAAGCATCTATGTAGCCAAAAAGGCTCTTGGTATGGGCATTGGCAAGCAGCTTTTAAGCCACAGTCTAGATGAGGCAAAGAGGCTAAATCTAAAAAATATTATCGCTTTAATATTTAGTGAGAATAAAGCAAGTCTTGGGCTATTTTTAAAATTTGGCTTTGAAAAATGGGGTGAACTGCCAGGCGTTTGCCTAATGGATAATGAGTACAAAGATGTCGTTATATTGGGGTTAAAGCTTTAAAAGCCAAGCATTAAGCAAATCAAGCTATAATTTCGCTCACTCCTTGGGTAGATGTCCGAGCGGTTTAAGGAGCACGCCTGGAACGCGTGTGTGGGGCAACTCACCGAGAGTTCGAATCTCTCTCTGCCCGCCATAAATTTGACAAAATTTACTCTATTGCCATAATACAAAAAGAAATTTAAACGGCAAAAATGATCGAACATTTACTGCTAGTTTTTGCACTGCTAGCTATCATCATCGCTTTAGTGATGGTCTCAAACCGCCTAAAGGTCGCCTATCCGGTGCTATTAGTCCTTGGCGGGCTTGCCATTAACTTCGTGCCAAATTTACCAAGTATCAAGATCGATCCCGAGCTTATTTTCATCATATTTTTGCCGCCACTTCTTTATGAGGCTGCGTGGGCAAACTCGCTAAAAGAGCTCTATAAATGGCGCCGTACGATCGGCAGTTTCGCCTTTATCGTGGTTTTCATAAGCGCAGCAGCAGTTGCTTTGATAGCAAATTTAGTGATCCCTGGCTTCTCGCTCGCCCTAGGCTTCATGCTAGGAGCTATCGTCTCGCCACCAGACGCGGTGAGCACGGCAGCTATCCTTAAATTTGTCAAAGCCCCGCGCAGGATCAGCGCTATTTTAGAGAGTGAGAGCCTTTTAAATGACGCCTCCTCGCTCATCATCTTTCGCTTCGCCGCAGTTGCGGTCACGACTGGGCAGTTTGTATGGTACAAGGCCGCAACGACCTTTTTATGGATGGTGGCCGGTGGCGTTTTAGCGGGTCTTGTGGTGGCGCTTGCGGCATATTTTTTACATAAAATTTTACCGACTGATGAAAATAGCGACACGATAATGACGATCACGACGCCTTATATCATGTATATCTTGGCTGAGGAGCTTGGCGCTAGCGGCGTTTTAGCAGTGGTTTGTGGCGGACTTTATCTCTCGACTAAAAGAAATGAAATTTTCACCGCTTCAACAAGGATCCACGCGGTGCCAGTTTGGAACAACTTTATTTTCTTACTAAACGGCCTTGCATTTACCATGATCGGCCTTGACCTGCCTGAAATTTTAGCAGGGCTAAAGCGTAGCGGCGTCTCGCTCTTTGAGGCGGTCTCTTACGGCGTTTTGGTCACTGCTGTGCTCATCGTTATCCGCCTCATGGCATCTTATGGAGCCGTTTATATCACGATGTTTATGAAGCGCTATATCAGCGTGGCGGACGATCGCAACCCTGGCAAAGCCACACCATTTATCGTCGGTTGGGCAGGTATGAGGGGCATAGTCTCGCTAGCTGCGGCGCTTTCTATCCCTGCCATGGCTGGGGGGGGGTGAGCCATTTCCGTACAGAGACCTCATCTTGTTTATAACGTTTGTCGTGATCTTACTAAGGCTCGTAGTTCAGAGCTTAAGCTTGCCGCTACTCATCAAAAGTACGAAATTTCCAGACTTTGACGACCACATACCAAATGAGCTTGCAAGGATCAAGATCAAAAAGGCACTTGCCCAGGCTTCGCTTAAATTTAAAAATGAGAAATTTGCAAATGAAGAAAATTTCTTGCTTAAAAAGCTTGAAGAGGTTTGGAATTTTGAGCTTGAGAGCGAAAATTTTGAGATAAGCGACAAGAGTAGGCAGAGATATTTTGAAATTTTAGATGAGCAAAGAATGGCACTTTGTGAGCCAAACAAAGGCCCAAAGATCGATGAAGAGGTGATTAGGACGTTTTTATATCACATCGACCTTGAGGAGCAGAGGTGGCGTGCGCATAGCGAGCACTAAAATTTTCTTCCGACATTGCAA
This region includes:
- a CDS encoding cysteine permease, which produces MQNILAPNEFLDDYVLSAELAKNAGISSNAYLFWKNVISAKFENSRIVFLRKNSIPVKFQNIIKTCTPLNGLIPTGVFCSFTSLAPSHLVAKNGSKIYELFKFHEICGIKFIDLKKFYDDFNLSYSYRIYIEKCKFFSPAPFEKRIKLTETMCLGYY
- a CDS encoding RidA family protein, which produces MKKQISTKNAPQAIGPYSQAISSNGFLFISGQLGVTSAGEFAGSSVEAQAEQSLENLKNILAEAGLNFDNVIKTTIFLADMGDFAKVNTVYAKFFKEPYPARSTVAVKTLPKDALVEIELIAAY
- a CDS encoding Fe-S-containing hydro-lyase, with protein sequence MSEVKRITAPFDKEVVKSLKAGDNVLISGTIIAARDAAHKALTETLSRGEKLPVELKGETVYYVGPTPAKPNQAIGAAGPTTSGRMDKYTPTMINEVGINGMIGKGYRSDAVVEAMKKSCCVYMVAIGGIGALISQSIKKYEVLAYPELGPEAVARLTVEDFPAIVAIDCEGNNFYEVGQAPYKKI
- a CDS encoding M48 family metallopeptidase, yielding MKKFLLTLLATSLLFTGCSSVTKAGVVGADRKQFMLVSSEAMEQSSAQAYVKTLTAARSKGELNVDPILTKRVQDIAKRLIAQTGVFRDDALKWKWQVNVINEDTLNAWCMPGGRIVVYSGIIKRLNLTDAQLAAVMGHEIAHALREHSREQASADQMKSIGIFAIATATGLGDLGANALNLASEYTISLPFSRSHETEADHIGTELMARAGYDPKEAVEVWVKMSKMSGGKVPEILSTHPSNESRIKDLKEIAAKLEPVYQATKRG
- a CDS encoding fumarate hydratase, whose protein sequence is MRIINVKDIREVVAKLCKQACYVVTPDLKAAFTKAQCSESSSLGKDILGKILQNAKLAEEGVAPICQDTGMTVVFVQIGQDVHIEGGYIEDAINEGIAEGYIEGYLRKSVVAEPLFERKNTTNNTPAVIHTRIVPGDKLKIKVAPKGFGSENKSVLKMLVPADGIEGVKKVFLEAVKYAGPNACPPLTIGVGIGGTMDKAALLAKEAAVRSVDSKNSDPRYAKLEDELLELACKTGVGPQGLGGDTTAVKVNVEWYPTHIAGLPVAININCHAARHADAEL
- a CDS encoding sodium-dependent transporter encodes the protein MSKKNFSSRWAFILACVGSAVGMANVWGFPYKLGTNGGAAFLLIYVFFIALFSYVGLSAEYAIGRRAKTGTLGSYKYAWQSRNFGVFGSIIGWLPLAGSLCIAIGYAVIIAYVLKALTQALTGSFMSVDTNVWFNSFALQDYSVLPYHFIIVVGTLLTLFFGAKSIEKTNKIMMPLFFVLFSILAINVAMLPNAFDGYKFLFIPDFSKLADPMVWVSAMGQAFFSLSITGSGMIVYGAYLSKDEDIVESAKTTAFFDTIAALVAALVMIPAVFAYAMDPAEGPKLLFVTLPKILQNMIGGQIFAIILFTAVIFGGITSLQNMFEVVAESLMHKFPFLNRFWTLTLLCAVCFGIGAFMEPISSWGPWMDFVSIYIIPIGAVIGAISWFWVIKKDEILDEINSGANKSYGNFWYFVGKFIYVPLTFLLCIIAVSKGISF
- a CDS encoding cation:proton antiporter, which codes for MIEHLLLVFALLAIIIALVMVSNRLKVAYPVLLVLGGLAINFVPNLPSIKIDPELIFIIFLPPLLYEAAWANSLKELYKWRRTIGSFAFIVVFISAAAVALIANLVIPGFSLALGFMLGAIVSPPDAVSTAAILKFVKAPRRISAILESESLLNDASSLIIFRFAAVAVTTGQFVWYKAATTFLWMVAGGVLAGLVVALAAYFLHKILPTDENSDTIMTITTPYIMYILAEELGASGVLAVVCGGLYLSTKRNEIFTASTRIHAVPVWNNFIFLLNGLAFTMIGLDLPEILAGLKRSGVSLFEAVSYGVLVTAVLIVIRLMASYGAVYITMFMKRYISVADDRNPGKATPFIVGWAGMRGIVSLAAALSIPAMAGGG
- a CDS encoding hemolysin family protein, which produces MVILAIVFILLNAFFVLSEFSLVKVRKSRLEELIKEKKPNAQLAFEMSNKLDTYLSATQLGITLSSLALGWIGEPAVARLIEAPLKNFFNFSDILVHTVGFAIAFTLITLLHVVMGELVPKSVAIAKAETSVLKIARPLHFFWVLFSPVIKLFDILATIGLKILGIQPAKENELAHSEEEIKIIVGESLKGGVLDSFETEIIKNAVDFSDTVAKEIMTPRRDMICINKQKSFEENLQVVFESKYTRFPYIDGSKDIILGMIHIRDILQLHFSKDKEKSFDSIVRKFVIVPESLSISKVLVMMNKEQISAALVVDEYGGTAGLLTMEDIMEEVLGDFNDEHDEVDQHYKKINDNIYEFQGRYDLESVEELLGISFDEETDQVTIGGYVFNLIGRLPVVGDKIEDENCYYEVRKMDGASISRVKVRKKIKNEEESIQS
- a CDS encoding GNAT family N-acetyltransferase, with translation MIEQANLSDLEAIAQIYNEYILEKTATADMQPVSTKEREPWFKAHNNSRPIFIYKENDEILGWCSLSDFNPKIAYKISVEISIYVAKKALGMGIGKQLLSHSLDEAKRLNLKNIIALIFSENKASLGLFLKFGFEKWGELPGVCLMDNEYKDVVILGLKL
- a CDS encoding putative transporter, whose protein sequence is MFSSFFKDKKWALWAYGGALFIILLLVYQTHLNVRINEWYKNFYDIVQNSKDHDVSEFWREIFNFIKIAMPYVITYTVISFFASHWVFRWREAMTFRYLKFWQNCKSDIEGSSQRIQEDVYRFAKIMESLGVQVLRAIMTLIAFIPVLWELSKSVSLPYIKDIEGSLVYIALIISIGGLIISWFVGIKLPHIEYNNQKAEAAFRKELVYGEDDKSKFCQPNVMIELFTGVKLNYYKLFLHYGYFNLWLISFSQILVIVPYVIMGNGLFSGVITLGVLIQASNAFSQVRESFSVFIDNWTTITELRSVNKRLREFERNINYKA
- a CDS encoding DUF411 domain-containing protein; translation: MKKLAFLALGFFATLAFAADMKVYKSPTCGCCTSWGEAMQKAGFSEETIKVDDMVKVKKEFHVPLELSSCHTAIIDGYIIEGHVPADEVKRLLELKPKDVVGIAVPGMPMESQGMEQGSKAEQYDVILFKKDGSQEIFATYIGTKKLR